One stretch of Equus przewalskii isolate Varuska chromosome 9, EquPr2, whole genome shotgun sequence DNA includes these proteins:
- the THAP8 gene encoding THAP domain-containing protein 8 isoform X3 — MGREHWVPSCHQHLCSEHFTPSCFQWRWGVRYLRPDAVPSIFSRAPPTKRQRSSRSTEKGGVPPPPQETTPLSPGPDVPAPGPVHLVVLGPASGGPEAAATMFLTPVALAPAPAGPRTGVAAQHPRAGLGAALGALQRRVRRLQRRHARHRAQLQALEQLAQQLRGERLVARARRGLARGLPGPEESQAFTVICGGSDIAVVLAQGPAPPTVDAMPELRDTQTPSA; from the exons ATGGGCCGTGAGCACTGGGTGCCCAGCTGCCACCAGCACTTGTGCAGCGAGCACTTCACGCCCTCATGCTTCCAGTGGCGCTGGGGCGTGCGTTACCTGCGGCCGGATGCGGTGCCCTCCATCTTCTCCCGGGCACCGCCCACCAAG AGGCAGCGGAGTTCCCGAAGCACCGAGAAGGGGGGCGTGCCTCCGCCTCCGCAGGAGACCACGCCCCTCTCCCCTGGTCCAGATGTCCCGGCCCCTGGCCCTGTACACCTCGTGGTGCTAGGACCGGCATCTGGAGGCCCCGAGGCAGCAGCCACCATGTTCCTGACCCCTGTGGCCCTTGCCCCGGCCCCCGCAGGGCCGCGCACCGGAGTGGCCGCCCAGCACCCCCGGGCCGGGCTGGGGGCGGCGCTGGGCGCGCTGCAGCGGCGGGTGCGGAGGTTGCAGCGGCGGCACGCGCGGCACCGGGCGCAGCTGCAGGCCCTGGAGCAGCTGGCGCAGCAGCTGCGCGGGGAGAGGCTGGTGGCGCGCGCGCGCCGGGGTCTGGCGCGCGGG CTCCCTGGACCAGAGGAATCCCAAGCCTTCACCGTCATCTGCGGAGGGTCTGACATAGCTGTGGTCCTCGCCCAAGGCCCTGCACCTCCCACAGTGGACGCCATGCCTGAGCTTCGGGACACTCAGACCCCTAGTGCATAA
- the THAP8 gene encoding THAP domain-containing protein 8 isoform X1: MPKYCRAPNCSNTAGRLGADNRPVSFYKFPLKDGPRLQAWLRHMGREHWVPSCHQHLCSEHFTPSCFQWRWGVRYLRPDAVPSIFSRAPPTKRQRSSRSTEKGGVPPPPQETTPLSPGPDVPAPGPVHLVVLGPASGGPEAAATMFLTPVALAPAPAGPRTGVAAQHPRAGLGAALGALQRRVRRLQRRHARHRAQLQALEQLAQQLRGERLVARARRGLARGLPGPEESQAFTVICGGSDIAVVLAQGPAPPTVDAMPELRDTQTPSA, translated from the exons GTTCCCACTGAAGGATGGCCCCCGGCTGCAGGCCTGGCTGCGGCACATGGGCCGTGAGCACTGGGTGCCCAGCTGCCACCAGCACTTGTGCAGCGAGCACTTCACGCCCTCATGCTTCCAGTGGCGCTGGGGCGTGCGTTACCTGCGGCCGGATGCGGTGCCCTCCATCTTCTCCCGGGCACCGCCCACCAAG AGGCAGCGGAGTTCCCGAAGCACCGAGAAGGGGGGCGTGCCTCCGCCTCCGCAGGAGACCACGCCCCTCTCCCCTGGTCCAGATGTCCCGGCCCCTGGCCCTGTACACCTCGTGGTGCTAGGACCGGCATCTGGAGGCCCCGAGGCAGCAGCCACCATGTTCCTGACCCCTGTGGCCCTTGCCCCGGCCCCCGCAGGGCCGCGCACCGGAGTGGCCGCCCAGCACCCCCGGGCCGGGCTGGGGGCGGCGCTGGGCGCGCTGCAGCGGCGGGTGCGGAGGTTGCAGCGGCGGCACGCGCGGCACCGGGCGCAGCTGCAGGCCCTGGAGCAGCTGGCGCAGCAGCTGCGCGGGGAGAGGCTGGTGGCGCGCGCGCGCCGGGGTCTGGCGCGCGGG CTCCCTGGACCAGAGGAATCCCAAGCCTTCACCGTCATCTGCGGAGGGTCTGACATAGCTGTGGTCCTCGCCCAAGGCCCTGCACCTCCCACAGTGGACGCCATGCCTGAGCTTCGGGACACTCAGACCCCTAGTGCATAA